A segment of the Planctomycetia bacterium genome:
GCCGGAGGAGATCACGCTCGACGACCTGCGCGGCGCCATCGAGGGGCCCGGCACCGACGTGGCCCCGGTGACCGGGGCGCTGGCCCGGCGGTCGCGGCTGGCCGGCGTGCTGGCCGAGTCGTGGCAGGAGGCGGCCCGCGCCGAGACCGACGCCCTGCGCGGCACCACGCTGGCCGACCTGGTGGCCCGCTGCCGGACGGGCGAGTCGATGTATGGTCCATCGGGGATTTTTGTGGGTAGCTCCATAGGGGAGAATGCGGCTTTCCCCTGGAGGCAAGGCGCATGTTCGACACGGAGCTCTATCAGCAGGTTCTTGGCTTGACGGCCCCTTGGAAGGTGAC
Coding sequences within it:
- a CDS encoding Rrf2 family transcriptional regulator, translated to MRLSARTEYAAIAALELARHWQAAEPVRIREICAAQGVPSRFLVHILLQLKHAGLVASIRGAAGGYRLARPPEEITLDDLRGAIEGPGTDVAPVTGALARRSRLAGVLAESWQEAARAETDALRGTTLADLVARCRTGESMYGPSGIFVGSSIGENAAFPWRQGACSTRSSISRFLA